A DNA window from Verrucomicrobiia bacterium contains the following coding sequences:
- a CDS encoding DUF115 domain-containing protein, with protein MAVAKRKIQLLAWRRNPAFAESAARLRTLRGACRGRRCFVMGNGPSLNHTRLDRLHDEFTIGSNGIFLLGDRTGYQTTVYTIEDRLVAEDRRREANDYGAKWKVFPLDLRYCLKDVVGASFLYCDRVTGGSGPKFCFNLEEEIGWGGTVTYFNLQIAVYAGASEIYLVGVDHSYTDRFQIRKAGAVWTSEADDVNHFDPRYFGRGYRWHDPKVERMEAAYKAAKCAAESVGVKIYNATVGGRLEVFARREFESLF; from the coding sequence ATGGCAGTGGCTAAGCGCAAGATACAGCTCCTGGCTTGGAGGCGAAATCCTGCATTCGCGGAATCCGCAGCGAGATTGAGGACACTAAGAGGGGCTTGTCGGGGGCGGCGTTGCTTTGTGATGGGGAATGGTCCAAGCCTAAATCATACTCGCTTGGATAGGTTGCATGACGAATTTACGATAGGAAGTAATGGGATATTTCTGCTTGGTGATAGGACCGGCTATCAGACGACCGTCTATACCATCGAGGATAGGCTCGTGGCTGAGGATAGGCGACGAGAGGCGAACGATTATGGCGCAAAGTGGAAGGTCTTCCCCCTCGACTTGCGCTACTGCTTGAAGGATGTCGTAGGGGCTTCCTTCCTGTATTGCGATAGAGTGACAGGTGGTTCTGGCCCAAAATTTTGCTTCAACCTTGAAGAAGAGATTGGTTGGGGTGGAACTGTTACCTATTTTAATCTTCAGATCGCGGTATATGCAGGTGCTTCAGAAATCTACTTGGTTGGGGTCGATCATAGCTATACAGATAGGTTTCAGATTAGGAAGGCTGGCGCTGTCTGGACATCCGAGGCAGACGACGTAAATCACTTTGATCCGAGGTATTTTGGAAGGGGTTACCGATGGCACGACCCAAAAGTCGAGCGAATGGAGGCAGCGTATAAGGCTGCAAAGTGTGCTGCAGAGAGTGTTGGTGTCAAGATATACAACGCGACTGTGGGCGGCCGACTTGAGGTATTTGCACGCCGGGAATTCGAGAGCCTATTTTAG